The Streptomyces fungicidicus nucleotide sequence CGAAGGTGTAGCCGTTCTCGGCGGCGTACGCCTCGTACTTCTTCTCCAGCGGCGCCCGGCGCACCAGCGCCTCGCGCTGCACCCCGTTCAGCCGGTCGCGGCACTCCTTGGTGCCGACGCCCGCGAAGAACCGGTCGTAGGCCGAGTCCTCCTTGTTCACCACGTCGTTGGGCGCCACGTAGGCGACCACGCCGTCCATGTCGCGGGGGTAGAAGCGCTCGTAGTACGTGGCGGTCATGCCGCCCTTGGAGCCGCCGGTGGAGATCCAGTTCTGGGAGTAGATCTTCTTCAGCGCGGTGAAGATGCGGTGCTGGTCGCTGGCGGCCTGCCAGATGTCCAGCTTCGACCAGTCGGCCGGCTCGGGCCGGGACGGCGTGAAGAAGCGGTACTCCATGGAGATCTGGTTGCCGTCCACGATCTGGGTCGGCTCGGAGCGGCGGGGCGTCGTGGAGACGCTGTAGCCGCCGGTGTAGAAGACGGTCGGCCGCGCGGTGTCCTTGTGCAGCACGGTGATCCGCTGCTCGAACGTGCCCTTGGAGGGCCTGCGGTGGTCGACCGGCTGGGTGTAGTTGAGGACGAAGAAGCGGTACCCGGTGTACGGCTTCTCCTCGATCAGGCTCATCCCCGGTACGGAGAGCAGCCTCTCCTTGATGTCAGTGGTGCCGGTGGCCTCCGGCTCGGCGGCGGTGGCCGCCCCGGCCGTACTCAGTGTGCCTATGAGCACCGTGAGCGCCAGCAGCCATCTGAGCGCCTTGCGCATGCGCACTCCCCTGTGAGACAGATGTGCGCCGGAAGCTATCCGATCAGGTCACCGCGGCAACAGGGGACATGGGGATAACCCTCGGTCAAGGGGCCGTCGGCGTAAGGCTGTCAGCACAGGATCCAGCCGGAGCTGACGGACCCTCCGCCGACCCTGCCCTTCACCCACACGCAGCGGCGCCCGGCGTGCACGGTCACCGGACCGGCGTGGTGCTTGAAGTTGCCCTCGTCGACGACCGGGCGGCCACCGCGCGCCCGGACGCTCACCGACATCTTCCGCTTGGTGCCGGGCTTCTTGGCGAGGGTGACGGCGCAGACGTAGCCGCCCCGCTTGTAGACCACCACCGAGCCGGTGGAGAAGGGCAGCGTGCGCACCTTGCGCCCGGCGCAGGAGGCGGCGGCGTGCGCGTCGCCCGGCGCGGCGACGGCGAGCAGCCCCGCGGCGGTCACCACCGCGAGGCCGAGCGAGAATCGCCGGCGTATCGCTCCACTGCCCACAGTCGTCCTCCCGTACGGCTACGGCGTCTGCCGCGCCAGGCGGCGTACGCGTGTACGGACGCCTGACGTATGCCGGATGGTTGCGTGCCCGGACGGTCTCTCACGCGGGCGCCGGGACGTCCTCCCCTATGAACGTCCGCCACAGCGCGGCGTACTTGCCGTCGAGCCGGAGCAGTTCGTCGTGCGTGCCGTCCTCCGCGACCCTGCCGTGGTCCATGACGACCACCCGGTCGGCGCGGGCGGCCGTGGTGAGGCGGTGCGCGACGACCAGCGTCGTACGGCGGCCCGCCAGCCGGTCCGTCGCCTGGTTGACCTGCGCCTCGGTGGCGAGGTCCAGCGCGGCGGTGGCCTCGTCGAGCAGCAGCACGTCCGGGGCGACGAGTTCGGCCCGGGCGAGCGCGATCAGCTGGCGCTGTCCGGCGGACAGGTTGCGGCCCCGCTCGGCGACCTCGTGGAGGTAGCCGCCCTCCAGCGTGGCGATCATGTCGTGCGCGCCGACCGCGCGGGCGGCGGCCTCCACCTCGGCGTCGGTGGCGTCCGGGCGGCCGTAGGCGATGGCGTCCCGGAGGGTGCCCGGGAAGAGGTACGCCTCCTGCGGCACGACCCCGAGCCGGTGCCGGTAGGCGGTGAGGTCCAGGTCCCTCAGGTCCGTGCCGTCGACGGTGACCCGGCCGCCGGTCGGGTCGTAGAACCGGGCGACCAGCTTGACCAGAGTGGACTTCCCCGCTCCGGTCTCGCCGACGAAGGCGACGGTCTGCCCGGCGGGAATGGTGAGGTCGATGCCGTCGAGCGCCTCCTCGCCGTCCCCGTACGCGAAGCGCACGTCCTCGAAGGCGATCTCGCCGCGCAGCGACGGCACGTCCAGCGGCTCGGCGGCGGGCCGGGTGGAGGCCGGCTCGCGCAGCAGCTCCTGGATGCGGCCCAGCGAGACGGACGCCTGCTGGTAGCCGTCGAAGACCTGGGAGAGCTGCTGCACCGGGGCGAAGAACAGGTCGATGTAGAGCAGGTACGCCACCAGCGAGCCGATCGCCAGCGTCCCGTCGTCGACCCGGCCCCCGCCCACGACCAGCACCGCCACGGCCGCGACCGACGACAGGAACTGCACGAACGGGAAGTACACCGAGATCAGCCACTGGCCCCGGATGCGGGCGCTGCGGTAGCTCGCGCTGCGCTCGCCGAACCGGCGCCTGCCGTCGCTCTCCCGGCGGAACGCCTGCACGATCCGCAGCCCGGACATCGACTCCTGCAGATCGGCGTTGACGCCCGAGACCCGCTCCCGCGCCAGCTCGTACGCCTTCACGCTGGCCCGGCGGAAGAAG carries:
- a CDS encoding S28 family serine protease gives rise to the protein MRKALRWLLALTVLIGTLSTAGAATAAEPEATGTTDIKERLLSVPGMSLIEEKPYTGYRFFVLNYTQPVDHRRPSKGTFEQRITVLHKDTARPTVFYTGGYSVSTTPRRSEPTQIVDGNQISMEYRFFTPSRPEPADWSKLDIWQAASDQHRIFTALKKIYSQNWISTGGSKGGMTATYYERFYPRDMDGVVAYVAPNDVVNKEDSAYDRFFAGVGTKECRDRLNGVQREALVRRAPLEKKYEAYAAENGYTFDTIGSLDRAYEAVVLDYVWGFWQYSTVADCADIPADARNATDEEIWTSVDTISGFSFYTDQGLSPYTPYYYQAGTQLGAPTIQFPHIEKKYVRYGYQPPRNFVPRSIDMRFQPSVMRDVDTWVRHNARQMLFVYGENDPWGAEPFRVGHGARDSYVFTAPGMNHGANVAGLVADEKAFATARILDWADVAPAKVQENPAAAKPLAKFDAKLDKRDVERERTLRP